A window from Danio aesculapii chromosome 6, fDanAes4.1, whole genome shotgun sequence encodes these proteins:
- the cdkn2d gene encoding cyclin-dependent kinase 4 inhibitor D, whose translation MMVLDGLGCGKSLSAAAAQGDARGVRRILQGHRVEPDALNEFGKTALQVMMMGSSAVASVLLDFGADPNVQDRSGVTPAHDAARTGFLETLRVLVDGGASVNVPDHSGALPIHIAAREGHWDVVEYLAPLTELRWPDGQRLEVLMENLRATGSG comes from the exons ATGATGGTGCTGGACGGGCTCGGCTGCGGAAAGAGTCTCAGCGCGGCGGCCGCTCAGGGGGACGCGCGGGGGGTGCGGCGGATCCTGCAGGGCCACCGGGTAGAACCGGACGCGCTCAATGAGTTCGGGAAAACCGCGCTGCAG gtgatgATGATGGGCTCCAGTGCAGTGGCTTCAGTGCTGCTGGATTTCGGTGCAGACCCGAATGTTCAGGACCGCAGCGGTGTGACTCCGGCTCATGACGCCGCTCGCACCGGTTTCCTGGAGACGCTGCGGGTGCTGGTGGACGGCGGCGCCTCCGTTAATGTGCCGGACCACAGCGGGGCACTGCCCATACACATCGCCGCCCGCGAGGGACACTGGGACGTGGTGGAGTATCTGGCGCCCCTGACGGAGCTGCGGTGGCCGGACGGGCAGAGGCTGGAGGTGCTGATGGAGAACCTGCGGGCCACTGGATCcggatga